The following proteins are co-located in the Noviherbaspirillum sp. UKPF54 genome:
- a CDS encoding sensor histidine kinase, which produces MSSIRLVLLKWLIVPLLVLNISGAALTYWLAWMPAQVAFDQSLADAAWALIPHLRMVGSRIETDLSNQAEEVLRVDHFDAVYLMARDVEGKTILGDKDFPLTCLPAALDDPTICDGEMRGEPVRLITLKTDIGTGQVLIGAAETLRKRNAIRSEIVAALVILEGLLAAVSVTMIWFGVRKGLLPLQKMQEKLDSRRDDDLSTVGEQEAPLEVRPFINAINKLLLRAQTSARAQQDFLANVAHQLRTPLAGLKTQLEWLQQKCSDEPDTARSASLMMSSTDRMIRQSNQLLALARAEPSQFERNRLGTVELDKVVEQSIQHFVQEADRKRIDIGFDLQPTRVMGDRFLLHDLIDNLIDNAVRYSPLNGVVTVRCFQTDTAGCLVVEDCGPGIPPERQERIFDRFYRLDEKQAGSGLGLAIVHDIVQDHGATISIEQGSDGKGTIFRVEFPLA; this is translated from the coding sequence ATGAGCAGCATACGCCTTGTCCTGCTGAAATGGCTGATCGTCCCGCTGCTCGTCCTCAACATCAGCGGCGCCGCCCTGACCTACTGGCTTGCCTGGATGCCGGCGCAGGTCGCATTCGACCAGAGCCTGGCCGACGCCGCCTGGGCGCTGATTCCGCACCTGCGCATGGTGGGAAGCCGCATCGAAACCGACCTGTCGAACCAGGCCGAGGAAGTACTGAGGGTCGACCATTTCGACGCGGTTTACCTGATGGCGCGCGATGTCGAAGGCAAGACCATCCTCGGCGACAAGGACTTCCCGCTCACCTGCCTGCCGGCCGCCCTGGACGACCCGACGATTTGCGATGGAGAAATGCGTGGCGAGCCGGTCCGTCTCATCACGCTCAAGACCGATATCGGCACCGGGCAAGTGCTGATCGGCGCCGCGGAAACGCTTCGGAAGAGGAACGCGATCCGCTCCGAAATCGTGGCCGCGCTGGTCATACTGGAAGGGCTGCTGGCCGCCGTCTCGGTGACAATGATCTGGTTCGGAGTCAGAAAGGGGCTGCTTCCACTGCAAAAAATGCAGGAAAAACTGGACAGCCGGCGTGACGACGACTTGTCTACGGTGGGCGAGCAGGAGGCGCCGCTTGAGGTCAGGCCGTTCATCAATGCCATCAACAAACTGCTGTTGCGCGCACAAACCAGCGCGCGGGCGCAGCAGGATTTCCTCGCCAACGTTGCACATCAGCTTCGCACGCCGCTGGCCGGGTTGAAAACGCAGCTCGAATGGCTGCAACAGAAGTGCTCCGACGAGCCGGATACCGCGCGCTCGGCCAGTCTGATGATGTCATCCACCGACAGGATGATCCGCCAGTCCAACCAGCTGCTCGCACTGGCGCGCGCAGAACCGAGCCAGTTCGAAAGAAACCGGCTCGGCACTGTGGAGCTGGACAAGGTGGTGGAGCAGTCGATCCAGCATTTCGTGCAGGAAGCGGATCGGAAACGCATCGATATCGGCTTCGATCTGCAGCCGACCAGGGTCATGGGCGACCGGTTCCTGCTGCACGACCTGATCGACAACCTGATCGACAACGCGGTGCGCTACTCGCCGCTCAACGGCGTGGTGACGGTACGGTGCTTTCAGACGGACACGGCCGGCTGCCTGGTGGTGGAAGATTGCGGCCCCGGCATCCCGCCGGAGCGACAGGAAAGGATATTCGACCGCTTTTACCGCCTCGACGAAAAGCAGGCCGGCAGCGGCCTGGGGCTTGCGATCGTGCACGACATCGTCCAGGATCATGGCGCGACGATTTCCATCGAACAGGGCAGCGACGGAAAGGGAACCATTTTCCGGGTCGAGTTCCCGCTGGCCTGA
- a CDS encoding response regulator transcription factor, translating to MHVLLVEDDAVLADGIRRVLQGHGMAVDVVHTGTEADWVLGHSQVAVVVLDIGIPGIDGFEVVRRLRARGSNIPVLLLTARDAIQDRVHGLELGADDYLVKPFATPELVARLKALVRRSNPKPAELQVGRLTLDPFAKRASVDGQPIELSAREWAVLEYLMQQASRVVSKQQIIDAILPWGEEMTLNAVEVYVSRIRLKIADAGVAIRTIRGFGYMLEKADTP from the coding sequence ATGCATGTCCTGTTGGTTGAAGATGACGCCGTCCTGGCCGACGGCATCCGCCGCGTCCTGCAGGGACATGGCATGGCCGTCGATGTTGTGCACACGGGCACCGAGGCTGATTGGGTACTGGGGCATTCCCAGGTGGCCGTCGTGGTGCTGGACATCGGCATTCCCGGCATCGATGGCTTTGAGGTGGTGCGCCGGCTGCGCGCGCGAGGCAGCAATATCCCGGTCCTGCTTCTGACCGCGCGCGACGCCATCCAGGACCGCGTGCACGGGCTGGAACTGGGCGCGGACGATTATCTCGTCAAGCCGTTCGCCACGCCCGAGCTGGTGGCGCGGCTGAAGGCGCTGGTCAGGCGCAGCAACCCCAAGCCGGCCGAGCTTCAGGTCGGCCGCCTGACGCTGGATCCGTTCGCGAAGCGCGCCTCGGTCGACGGCCAGCCGATCGAATTGTCGGCGCGCGAATGGGCCGTGCTCGAATACCTGATGCAGCAGGCGTCGCGCGTGGTGTCCAAGCAGCAGATCATCGACGCGATACTGCCGTGGGGCGAGGAAATGACGCTCAATGCGGTTGAAGTCTATGTCTCGCGCATCCGCCTCAAGATCGCCGATGCCGGCGTGGCGATCCGCACCATCAGAGGCTTCGGCTACATGCTCGAGAAGGCGGATACGCCATGA
- a CDS encoding DUF2846 domain-containing protein, protein MRNSFPFGPWRRTARLPALLMVLACCLHAANAEDATVPCYRMRRQVSCVAVPLASAAEDIEAKRFQPQDDRARLYLLRPGTMAPMTKSTILLDGKPVRELAPMTYAVLDASPGLHRLTTRADHDVELEVSLEPGKIQYVENRYSLLFFTTSAQLLTMDERKAQAAISQLKLVKSGGENQ, encoded by the coding sequence ATGAGAAATAGTTTTCCATTCGGGCCGTGGCGTCGAACGGCACGGCTGCCCGCGCTTCTGATGGTGCTGGCCTGTTGCCTCCACGCCGCCAATGCGGAGGATGCGACGGTGCCGTGCTACCGCATGCGGCGGCAGGTCAGCTGCGTCGCGGTGCCGCTCGCGAGCGCGGCCGAAGACATCGAGGCGAAACGATTCCAGCCACAGGACGACCGGGCCAGGCTTTATCTGCTTCGCCCCGGCACCATGGCGCCGATGACGAAATCCACGATACTCCTCGATGGCAAGCCGGTGCGGGAACTGGCACCAATGACCTATGCGGTTCTGGACGCTTCACCCGGCCTGCATCGCCTCACCACGCGGGCCGACCATGACGTCGAACTCGAAGTCAGCCTGGAGCCAGGGAAAATCCAGTATGTCGAGAATCGGTACTCGCTGCTTTTCTTCACAACCTCGGCACAGTTGCTGACGATGGACGAGCGCAAGGCACAGGCTGCCATTTCGCAGTTAAAGCTTGTAAAGTCGGGCGGCGAGAACCAATAA
- a CDS encoding efflux RND transporter permease subunit: MLNKLIDFVLTQRVFVLVLVAALGVFGYRALTELPIEAFPDVQDVQVQIVTQYPGQAPEEVERTVTLPIEREMSGVPRQTQLRSVTITGLSVVTLTFEDGTDDYFARQQVLEKLQNVTLPAGIQPSLAPLTTAVGEIYRYIVEAPADMPQNEIRSLQDWVIRPHLRIVPGVADVVSFGGTVKEYQVRIDPYALKRYGVTIDQVNQALANNSANVGGGFVRRGDEALVIRGMGIFTRLEDIGRVVVAAKGGKTVLVSDVAEVGIGARPRSGVVAFNGGDSVVEGIVQMTKGGNAAKVIEQLKARVDEVNAKLPRGVRIRPIYDRTTLINHTVHTVGENLLVGALLVIAILVVFLQNWRAALIVATVIPLSLLFAFIMLNAKGIPANLISLGAVDFGIIIDGAVVLVEALMVRLAAHQFNAAMASADMGWRMDTLKQTVAELGHPILFAKAIIIIAFIPIFTFQRVEGKIFSPVALTLSFAMLGAVILTMTFVPTLLALTMQRHTMAEKHIAWMHHMQQRYRSLLQLASGKRFVVMAASAAALAVTLALAPLLGSEFLPKLDEGNIWLTITLPPSSSLETTKSIERQVRAILRGYPEVGDVVSHVGRPDDGTDPKGPNNMEILADLKPHGEWRFADKEDLIADMSKKIRAIPGIPTNFSQVIQDNVEESLSGVKGEIAVKVFGPDLQILTQKSEQIAAILNGIAGATDVAAVKIGGQSELDIALDRDRIARLGINVSDANAAIQAALAGMAVNTYYERDKRFDITLRLKEQYRDSIDGISNIQVNLPGGAGTVGLEDIAKIEVRQGAARISREAGGRNASVKANLLGRDQGSFVAEAQQKVREQVKLPPGYQITWGGQFENQQRAVKRLAVIVPITALLIFSLLFWAFRSVRKASLVLLIVPFALIGGIAGLALAGLHFSVSAAVGFIAVAGISVQNGVIMVEQIMELARGEAPPALAAIEGAVARLRPIIMTALMAGLGLLPAALSHGIGSETQRPFAVVIVGGIVSATFFTLLLLPLAYPYFADRENEK; this comes from the coding sequence ATGCTCAATAAGCTGATCGATTTCGTCCTGACGCAGCGGGTGTTCGTGCTGGTGCTGGTCGCCGCGCTCGGCGTGTTCGGCTACCGCGCGCTGACCGAGCTGCCGATCGAGGCCTTTCCGGACGTGCAGGATGTGCAGGTGCAGATCGTCACCCAGTATCCGGGCCAGGCGCCGGAAGAAGTGGAGCGCACCGTCACCCTGCCCATCGAGCGCGAGATGAGCGGCGTGCCGCGCCAGACGCAGCTGCGCTCGGTGACGATCACCGGCCTGTCGGTGGTCACGCTGACCTTCGAGGACGGCACCGACGACTATTTCGCGCGGCAGCAGGTGCTGGAAAAGCTGCAGAACGTGACTTTGCCGGCCGGCATACAGCCGAGCCTCGCGCCGCTGACGACCGCGGTGGGCGAAATCTACCGCTACATCGTCGAAGCGCCGGCCGACATGCCGCAAAACGAAATCCGCTCGCTGCAGGACTGGGTGATCCGCCCGCACCTGCGCATCGTTCCCGGCGTGGCCGACGTGGTCAGCTTCGGCGGCACGGTGAAGGAATACCAGGTGCGCATCGACCCGTACGCGCTGAAACGCTACGGCGTCACGATCGACCAGGTGAACCAGGCGCTGGCCAACAACAGCGCCAACGTGGGCGGCGGTTTCGTGCGGCGCGGCGACGAAGCGCTGGTGATCCGCGGCATGGGCATCTTCACGCGGCTGGAAGACATCGGCCGCGTGGTCGTGGCCGCCAAGGGCGGCAAGACCGTGCTGGTGTCGGACGTGGCCGAAGTCGGCATCGGCGCGCGCCCGCGCTCGGGCGTGGTGGCATTCAACGGCGGCGACAGCGTGGTGGAAGGCATCGTGCAGATGACCAAGGGCGGCAACGCCGCCAAGGTCATCGAGCAGCTGAAGGCCCGCGTCGACGAAGTCAACGCCAAGCTGCCCCGCGGCGTGCGCATCCGGCCGATCTACGACCGCACCACGCTGATCAATCACACCGTGCATACCGTCGGCGAAAACCTGCTGGTCGGCGCCCTGCTGGTGATCGCGATCCTGGTGGTGTTCCTGCAGAACTGGCGCGCCGCGCTGATCGTCGCCACCGTCATTCCGCTGTCGCTGCTGTTCGCCTTCATCATGCTCAACGCGAAGGGTATCCCGGCCAACCTGATCTCGCTGGGCGCGGTCGACTTCGGCATCATCATCGATGGCGCGGTGGTGCTGGTCGAGGCGCTGATGGTGCGGCTCGCGGCGCACCAGTTCAACGCCGCGATGGCGTCCGCCGACATGGGCTGGCGCATGGACACGCTCAAGCAGACCGTGGCCGAGCTGGGCCATCCGATACTGTTCGCCAAGGCCATCATCATCATCGCGTTCATCCCGATCTTCACGTTCCAGCGCGTGGAAGGGAAAATCTTTTCCCCGGTCGCGCTCACGCTCAGCTTCGCCATGCTGGGCGCGGTCATCCTGACCATGACCTTCGTGCCCACGCTGCTGGCGCTGACCATGCAGCGCCACACGATGGCGGAAAAGCACATCGCGTGGATGCATCACATGCAGCAGCGCTACCGCAGCCTGCTGCAGCTTGCCTCCGGCAAGCGCTTCGTGGTGATGGCGGCGTCGGCTGCGGCGCTGGCGGTGACGCTGGCGCTGGCGCCGCTCCTGGGCAGCGAGTTCCTGCCCAAGCTCGACGAAGGCAACATCTGGCTGACGATCACGCTGCCGCCGTCCAGTTCGCTGGAGACCACCAAGAGCATCGAGCGGCAGGTGCGCGCGATCCTGCGCGGCTATCCGGAAGTGGGCGACGTCGTCTCGCACGTCGGGCGCCCCGACGACGGCACCGACCCCAAGGGGCCGAACAACATGGAGATCCTGGCCGACCTGAAGCCGCACGGCGAATGGCGCTTCGCCGACAAGGAGGATCTGATCGCGGACATGTCGAAAAAAATCCGCGCCATCCCCGGTATCCCGACCAACTTCTCGCAGGTCATCCAGGACAACGTCGAAGAATCGCTGTCGGGCGTCAAGGGCGAGATCGCGGTCAAGGTGTTCGGCCCGGACCTGCAGATCCTGACGCAAAAGAGCGAGCAGATCGCCGCCATCCTCAACGGCATCGCGGGCGCGACCGACGTGGCGGCGGTGAAAATCGGCGGCCAGAGCGAGCTGGACATCGCGCTCGATCGCGACAGGATCGCCCGCCTCGGCATCAACGTGTCCGACGCCAACGCCGCGATACAGGCCGCGCTGGCGGGCATGGCCGTCAACACCTATTACGAGCGCGACAAGCGCTTCGACATCACGCTGCGCCTGAAGGAACAATACCGCGACTCGATCGACGGCATCTCGAACATCCAGGTCAACCTGCCCGGCGGCGCGGGCACGGTCGGCCTGGAAGACATCGCCAAAATCGAGGTGCGCCAGGGCGCGGCGCGCATCAGCCGCGAAGCCGGCGGGCGCAACGCGTCCGTGAAGGCGAACCTGCTCGGGCGCGACCAGGGCAGCTTCGTGGCCGAGGCGCAGCAGAAGGTGCGAGAGCAGGTCAAGCTTCCGCCGGGCTACCAGATCACCTGGGGCGGGCAGTTCGAGAACCAGCAGCGCGCCGTCAAGCGCCTGGCCGTCATCGTGCCGATCACCGCCCTGCTGATCTTTTCCCTGCTGTTCTGGGCATTCCGCTCCGTGCGCAAGGCGTCGCTGGTGCTGCTGATCGTGCCGTTCGCGCTGATCGGCGGCATTGCCGGCCTGGCGCTGGCCGGCCTGCACTTCTCGGTATCGGCCGCGGTCGGCTTCATCGCCGTGGCCGGCATCTCGGTGCAGAACGGCGTAATCATGGTCGAGCAGATCATGGAGCTCGCGCGCGGCGAGGCGCCGCCGGCGCTCGCCGCCATCGAAGGCGCGGTGGCGCGCCTGCGGCCGATCATCATGACCGCGCTGATGGCCGGCCTGGGCCTGCTGCCGGCCGCCCTGTCGCACGGCATCGGGTCGGAGACGCAGCGCCCGTTCGCCGTGGTGATCGTCGGCGGCATCGTGTCGGCGACCTTCTTCACGCTGCTGCTCCTGCCGCTGGCCTACCCTTATTTTGCGGACAGGGAAAATGAGAAATAG
- a CDS encoding efflux RND transporter periplasmic adaptor subunit yields the protein MKPRTKILSAIGVAAVSVALVVGARHQAASQEPAKTERPQEQRTPGIVKFAPGAPELSALRIEPVAAIPMPVTDPVNGRIAYDENVTARVSSPILGRVVRVQAEIGDRVGRNADLLELDSPDLASADADWRKGQADERRKKLALERARNLLDNEVIARKDYELAQADYLQALAETRRAALRMKNLNASGNENGRFALKAPIDGVVADKQVNPGLEVRPDLPNPLFVITDIGRLWVVADVPERSVAAIRPGQAVSIETDAYPNERFAATVDRVGLALDPTTRRVQVRCAVQNPQHKLKPEMFARVFFLADGGKKGVRVPNTSLIADGLHSYVFVEKQPATFERRAVTTTLKGSDSSFIEGVSGGERVVTEGALLLNSEAAGDAQ from the coding sequence ATGAAACCGAGGACAAAAATTCTTTCCGCAATCGGCGTCGCCGCCGTATCCGTTGCGCTCGTGGTCGGCGCCCGGCACCAGGCCGCATCGCAGGAGCCGGCGAAAACCGAGCGCCCGCAGGAACAGCGTACGCCGGGCATCGTGAAGTTCGCGCCGGGCGCGCCTGAACTGTCGGCCCTCAGGATCGAGCCGGTCGCCGCAATCCCGATGCCGGTAACGGACCCGGTCAACGGGCGCATCGCCTACGACGAAAACGTCACCGCGCGCGTGAGTTCCCCGATCCTGGGGCGCGTGGTGCGGGTGCAGGCGGAGATCGGCGACCGCGTCGGCCGCAACGCCGACCTGCTCGAACTCGATTCCCCCGATCTGGCGAGCGCCGACGCCGACTGGCGCAAGGGCCAGGCCGACGAGCGGCGCAAGAAGCTGGCGCTGGAGCGCGCGCGCAACCTGCTGGACAACGAAGTGATCGCCCGCAAGGATTATGAGCTCGCGCAAGCCGACTACCTGCAGGCGCTGGCCGAAACCCGGCGCGCCGCGCTGCGCATGAAGAACCTGAACGCGTCCGGAAACGAGAACGGCAGGTTCGCGCTGAAGGCGCCGATCGACGGCGTGGTCGCCGACAAGCAGGTCAATCCGGGCCTGGAAGTGCGGCCGGACCTGCCCAACCCGCTGTTCGTCATCACCGACATCGGGCGCCTCTGGGTGGTGGCCGACGTGCCCGAACGCAGCGTCGCCGCCATCAGGCCGGGCCAGGCGGTCAGCATCGAGACGGACGCCTATCCGAACGAACGCTTCGCGGCGACGGTGGACCGCGTCGGGCTCGCGCTCGACCCGACCACGCGGCGCGTGCAGGTCCGCTGCGCCGTGCAGAACCCGCAGCACAAGCTCAAGCCGGAGATGTTCGCGCGGGTCTTCTTCCTGGCCGACGGCGGCAAGAAAGGCGTGCGGGTGCCCAACACCAGCCTGATCGCGGACGGCCTGCACAGCTACGTGTTCGTCGAAAAGCAGCCGGCCACCTTCGAAAGGCGCGCCGTCACGACAACGCTCAAGGGCAGCGACAGCAGCTTCATCGAAGGCGTGTCCGGCGGCGAGCGCGTGGTGACCGAAGGCGCCCTCCTGCTCAATTCGGAGGCGGCGGGCGATGCTCAATAA
- a CDS encoding TolC family protein: MKLTARLFRLTISLPGAIAAGILAVLPLLALAAEPADGLDSLSLPQAIEIGLRQNHDVRLSALAVDSAQAAATAADARPNPALTVQTANINPAQGIGSGGLRAKTVDTTIRIDQLIERGGKRALRKESADGLERASRADLSEARRQLRLNVSQAYYDLLAAQEKWRAATETVALFDNTLSAAQKRKKAGDIAGADVERIQVDALRAKNDARQAETDLAKARLALALLMGVEAQADTIRAVEAWPQPQQAAPDTDIDRLIERQPAIRAAQARVDAAVASAKLASAARTRDVSVGVQFEHYPASAANSQGSGNSYGVSVQFPLFTNYAYQGEIRAAQAALDTARQSLEKARSAARGELVGALHELRASAERVLRFQQELLPAAKKSADAAEYAFKNGAIGVMDALDARRTYRATQLDAVAAQADYAKSLAAWRMTVLEESDK; encoded by the coding sequence ATGAAGCTGACTGCCCGACTTTTCAGACTAACCATATCGCTGCCCGGCGCCATCGCGGCCGGCATCCTGGCGGTTCTGCCGCTGCTGGCCCTGGCAGCCGAACCGGCGGACGGCCTGGACAGCCTGTCCCTGCCGCAGGCTATCGAGATCGGGCTGCGGCAAAACCATGACGTGCGGCTGTCCGCGCTTGCCGTGGACAGCGCCCAGGCAGCAGCGACTGCCGCCGATGCGCGCCCCAATCCGGCGCTGACCGTACAGACGGCCAACATCAATCCGGCGCAGGGCATCGGCTCGGGCGGCCTGCGCGCCAAAACCGTGGACACCACGATCCGCATCGACCAGCTGATCGAGCGCGGCGGCAAGCGCGCGCTGAGGAAGGAAAGCGCGGACGGGCTGGAGCGCGCCTCGCGCGCCGACCTGAGCGAAGCGCGGCGCCAGCTGCGGCTGAACGTCAGCCAGGCCTACTACGACCTGCTCGCGGCCCAGGAAAAGTGGCGCGCCGCCACGGAAACGGTCGCGCTGTTCGACAACACGCTGAGCGCGGCGCAAAAGCGCAAGAAGGCGGGCGACATCGCCGGCGCCGACGTGGAACGCATCCAGGTCGACGCCTTGCGGGCGAAAAACGACGCGCGCCAGGCTGAAACCGACCTGGCCAAGGCCCGGCTGGCGCTGGCGCTGCTGATGGGAGTCGAAGCGCAGGCCGACACAATCCGCGCCGTGGAGGCATGGCCGCAGCCGCAACAGGCCGCGCCGGACACCGACATCGACAGGCTGATCGAGCGGCAGCCGGCCATCCGCGCGGCGCAGGCGCGCGTCGACGCCGCGGTCGCCTCCGCCAAGCTGGCGAGCGCTGCGCGTACCCGCGACGTGTCGGTCGGCGTGCAGTTTGAACATTACCCCGCCAGTGCCGCCAATTCTCAGGGAAGCGGCAACAGCTATGGCGTCTCGGTGCAGTTTCCGCTGTTTACGAACTATGCCTATCAGGGCGAGATCCGTGCCGCGCAGGCTGCACTCGACACCGCCAGGCAATCCCTGGAAAAGGCGCGCAGTGCCGCGCGCGGCGAACTGGTGGGCGCGCTGCACGAACTGCGGGCCTCGGCCGAACGCGTGCTGCGCTTTCAGCAGGAGCTGTTGCCGGCAGCGAAGAAATCCGCCGACGCGGCGGAATACGCGTTCAAGAACGGCGCCATCGGCGTCATGGATGCGCTCGACGCCCGCCGCACCTACCGCGCGACGCAGCTCGACGCCGTGGCGGCGCAGGCCGACTACGCAAAGTCCCTGGCGGCCTGGCGCATGACTGTTTTGGAAGAAAGCGACAAATGA
- a CDS encoding carbonic anhydrase: MRIGIAVFSCVLLLGQGAFAREPEKSPADFASDAITKGDSRKGAVADKAQDAKPTRPLTADEIAAMIKTRLAEIRKNRASRLADERAKAAAELSERSERAEHWSYDGENGPEKWGKLNPAWAACASGKRQSPIDIRDGIQVELEPVMFDYLPSRFSVLDNGHTVRVNVGSGSSITLTGRRYELEHFHFHRPSEEKINGRGTEMVAHLVHKDAEGRIAVVAVLIDSGTAHGLIQTVWNNLPLEKNEPLAPISTIDINQLLPQRRDYYTYMGSLTTPPCSEGVLWIVMKEPIQASPQQIAIFGRLYPMNARPVQDTSGRLIKESN; this comes from the coding sequence ATGCGGATTGGTATAGCTGTTTTTTCATGCGTCCTGCTGCTGGGCCAGGGCGCATTTGCCAGGGAACCCGAGAAATCGCCGGCGGATTTTGCGAGCGACGCGATCACGAAAGGCGACAGCCGCAAGGGCGCCGTGGCGGACAAGGCGCAGGACGCCAAGCCGACGCGGCCTCTGACCGCCGACGAGATCGCGGCCATGATCAAGACGCGGCTGGCGGAAATCCGCAAGAACAGGGCGTCCAGGCTCGCCGACGAGCGCGCCAAGGCCGCCGCCGAATTGTCCGAGCGCAGCGAGCGCGCCGAGCATTGGAGCTATGACGGCGAAAACGGCCCGGAGAAATGGGGCAAGCTCAATCCCGCCTGGGCGGCATGCGCCTCGGGCAAGCGCCAGTCGCCGATCGACATCCGCGACGGCATCCAGGTCGAGTTGGAACCGGTGATGTTCGATTACCTGCCTTCGCGCTTCAGCGTGCTCGACAACGGCCACACGGTGCGGGTCAATGTCGGCAGCGGCAGCAGCATCACCCTCACCGGGCGCCGGTATGAACTGGAACACTTTCATTTCCACCGGCCGTCCGAGGAAAAGATCAACGGGCGCGGCACCGAGATGGTCGCGCACCTGGTGCACAAGGATGCGGAGGGCCGGATCGCGGTGGTGGCGGTGCTGATCGACAGCGGCACCGCGCACGGCCTGATCCAGACCGTCTGGAACAATCTGCCGCTGGAAAAGAACGAGCCGCTGGCGCCGATCTCGACCATCGACATCAACCAGCTGCTGCCGCAGCGGCGCGACTACTACACCTACATGGGGTCGCTCACCACGCCGCCGTGCAGCGAGGGCGTGCTGTGGATCGTGATGAAGGAGCCGATCCAGGCATCGCCGCAGCAGATCGCCATCTTCGGCCGCCTGTACCCGATGAATGCGCGGCCGGTACAGGACACGTCCGGACGCCTGATCAAGGAATCGAACTGA
- a CDS encoding LytTR family DNA-binding domain-containing protein, producing MTTIRALIAEDEPILAFTLVQALARLWPELQVGGVLGDGVSAVQEALAQRPDVLFLDIRMPGKSGLEAAQELAEDWPEEAPFPLVVFVTAYDDYALAAFEQAAADYVLKPVSEARLAKTVDRLKARLQANAERDSELARIVGQLRALVPAAPVQDEKLSIVRAAVGNQIRMIPVADVHYFEAADKYVNVVTADGESLIRTSLKELLPQLDRNQFWQVHRGTVVNVGCVQAAVRDDSGKLSLRLRGRSETLAVSRVFAHLFRQM from the coding sequence ATGACGACAATCCGCGCTCTGATCGCAGAAGACGAACCGATTCTCGCTTTTACGCTGGTGCAGGCGCTGGCGCGCCTGTGGCCGGAACTGCAGGTGGGCGGCGTGCTCGGCGATGGCGTGTCGGCGGTGCAGGAAGCGCTGGCGCAGCGGCCCGACGTGCTGTTCCTCGACATCAGGATGCCGGGCAAGAGCGGGCTGGAAGCGGCGCAGGAGCTGGCGGAAGACTGGCCGGAGGAGGCGCCGTTCCCGCTGGTGGTGTTCGTCACCGCCTACGACGACTACGCGCTGGCGGCATTCGAGCAGGCCGCCGCCGACTACGTGCTCAAGCCGGTGAGCGAAGCGCGCCTGGCGAAGACGGTCGACCGACTGAAGGCGCGGCTGCAAGCGAATGCCGAGCGCGACAGCGAACTGGCGCGCATCGTCGGGCAGCTGCGCGCGCTGGTGCCGGCCGCGCCAGTGCAGGACGAGAAACTGTCCATCGTGCGCGCGGCGGTCGGCAACCAGATCCGCATGATCCCGGTGGCCGACGTGCACTACTTCGAAGCCGCCGACAAGTACGTGAATGTCGTCACCGCCGACGGCGAATCGCTGATCCGCACCAGCTTGAAGGAGCTGCTGCCGCAGCTCGACCGGAACCAGTTCTGGCAGGTCCATCGCGGCACGGTCGTCAATGTCGGCTGCGTGCAGGCTGCCGTGCGCGACGACAGCGGCAAGCTGTCGCTGCGACTGCGCGGGCGCAGCGAGACCCTGGCGGTGAGCCGGGTGTTCGCGCACCTGTTCAGGCAGATGTGA